One Jaculus jaculus isolate mJacJac1 chromosome 4, mJacJac1.mat.Y.cur, whole genome shotgun sequence genomic window, CACCTACAAGCCACCAGACTCGCCAACAGAGTGCTGCTGGCAGGACCTCCTGGAACCCACGGCCCTCCTAGCAGCAGCATTGCTTCTTGCAGCCGCACTTCTGCTGGCAGCAGCACTTCTGCTGGCAGCAGCCCTTCCCGCAGCCGCAGCCTTTACCACAGCCGCAGGAGCGGCAGCAGGTGTGGCGGCAGCAGCAGACCGTGGGGCAGCAGCAGCCGCAGCAGCCACAGCAGCCGCCACAGCCACCACATCCGCCACAGCTTCCACAGCCACAGCTGCCACAGCCACAGCCTCCACAGCCACAGCTGCCACAGCCACAGCCTCCACAGCCACAGCTGCCACAGCCGCAGCCCCCGCAGCCACCACAACGTCCACAGCCACAGCAACCCATGGTGTCAGTAGAGAGGACTCAGGCGAGGTGAGGAGAGAGagtcaggagaggagaggaaggtgtGATGCCCCTTCTGCTGGAGCAGTCCCTTATATACCAACTCCATTGGGCACATCCCTGAAGATAGAGCTGGTTCCTTGTTTATCCCAAATCCCATGAAAGACCTCGTGAGGCTTTCTGTATCCTTCCTTGTTGACATTCTGACCACTTAGTAT contains:
- the LOC123460059 gene encoding small cysteine and glycine repeat-containing protein 6-like; translated protein: MGCCGCGRCGGCGGCGCGSCGCGGCGCGSCGCGGCGCGSCGCGSCGGCGGCGGCCGCCGCCCPTVCCCRHTCCRSCGCGKGCGCGKGCCQQKCCCQQKCGCKKQCCC